One segment of Shewanella piezotolerans WP3 DNA contains the following:
- a CDS encoding ABC transporter transmembrane domain-containing protein: MRENFSLLNNNRAKAELLLSSTFINLLSLALPFTMLQIYDRILPNQGYGTASVLASAVAVAILLELLLRYSRSWLLASSAANFELQTTTKVVNALMQSDYHHVESLGTGKVSNGLASIAAMRELYSGQALVALMDFPFVLIFLALVAYIGGPLVFIPIAVWLVIGGLVFFIGQKLNRATQDLALTESERSRMLILVLSGLTTAKALAMETRLSASYSEINYRRLAQQQQVDWLSSKLQELIQGASQGTTLLIVLIGCFEVLNGDLTTGGLAACSILAGRAIAPLSAIISLRSRLASANTAMNHVNDLAKLPQEMFKGTTQYQQKLPLGPIKFDDVACSQVGAKLNHFDLSIPSGSLVTVTSDPLTHASLLLSVVGAFHHLEQGSITIAGVAQNEHKADEYRQSVTYVSPWPTLFAGSLLENMTMFRPELESQAMEVAEALGLTSSIAQLPAGYQTEVGVNDSQMLNKGAIKLIALVRAFVQAPSILLLDEPMISLDADSQTRLINVINRYSGNMTIICASHFAELATNSDLRVNIGASGECNIITATQEAEA; encoded by the coding sequence ATGAGAGAAAACTTCAGTTTACTAAATAATAATCGCGCTAAAGCTGAGTTGTTGCTCTCCTCGACTTTCATTAATTTATTATCTCTGGCGCTGCCATTTACTATGTTGCAAATTTACGACCGGATCCTACCGAATCAAGGTTATGGCACCGCCAGCGTGCTAGCTTCAGCGGTGGCGGTGGCTATTCTACTCGAACTATTATTGCGCTACTCTCGCAGCTGGTTATTGGCCTCATCTGCTGCCAATTTTGAGCTACAAACCACCACCAAAGTTGTCAATGCTTTAATGCAATCTGACTACCACCATGTAGAAAGCCTCGGTACCGGCAAAGTATCAAACGGGCTTGCTAGCATAGCCGCTATGCGAGAGCTCTATTCTGGGCAAGCACTCGTTGCGTTAATGGATTTCCCTTTTGTGCTGATTTTTCTAGCCTTAGTCGCTTATATTGGTGGCCCGTTAGTGTTCATTCCTATCGCAGTCTGGCTTGTGATCGGAGGCTTAGTATTTTTTATCGGTCAAAAGCTAAACCGTGCTACACAAGATTTGGCACTCACTGAGAGTGAACGTTCACGCATGCTGATCTTGGTATTGTCAGGATTAACAACAGCTAAGGCCTTGGCAATGGAGACCCGCTTGTCGGCTAGCTACAGCGAAATTAATTACCGCCGTTTAGCGCAGCAGCAACAAGTAGATTGGTTATCTTCAAAATTACAGGAGTTGATCCAAGGTGCATCTCAAGGCACCACACTATTGATTGTACTAATCGGGTGCTTTGAAGTGTTAAACGGTGATCTTACAACTGGTGGCTTAGCGGCCTGCTCTATATTAGCTGGCAGAGCAATTGCTCCCCTCAGTGCCATTATTAGTCTGCGCTCGCGACTCGCAAGTGCTAATACCGCAATGAATCACGTTAATGATTTGGCCAAATTGCCACAAGAGATGTTTAAAGGCACGACTCAATATCAACAGAAACTGCCGCTAGGTCCAATTAAGTTCGACGATGTAGCCTGTTCACAAGTTGGTGCTAAGCTCAATCATTTTGATCTATCTATCCCCAGTGGCAGTTTAGTCACAGTGACTTCCGACCCACTCACCCATGCGAGCTTACTTCTAAGCGTCGTCGGCGCCTTCCACCATTTGGAGCAAGGTAGTATCACCATTGCAGGAGTTGCACAAAACGAACATAAGGCTGATGAGTACCGACAATCGGTCACCTATGTCTCTCCTTGGCCAACCTTGTTTGCAGGTAGCTTACTGGAAAACATGACCATGTTTAGGCCTGAGCTAGAATCACAAGCGATGGAGGTAGCTGAAGCATTAGGGCTAACCAGCAGCATTGCCCAACTTCCCGCAGGCTATCAAACCGAAGTGGGTGTAAACGACAGTCAAATGCTCAACAAAGGCGCAATAAAACTCATTGCCTTAGTAAGGGCGTTTGTGCAAGCACCATCAATCTTGCTGCTCGATGAGCCGATGATTTCACTTGATGCTGATTCGCAGACGAGGCTAATCAATGTCATTAACCGCTACAGTGGCAATATGACCATTATTTGCGCCTCCCATTTTGCTGAGCTAGCGACTAATAGCGACCTAAGAGTGAATATTGGCGCCTCTGGTGAATGCAACATTATCACTGCGACTCAGGAGGCTGAAGCATGA
- a CDS encoding tetrathionate reductase family octaheme c-type cytochrome, giving the protein MKKIIVPTLAFGLLISAQFAMAANPHSEYVEGPFTQGSEVTTQCIECHEDHAKDFMKSSHWTWELEQKLPGRTVKRGKKDAINNFCTSISGNEPRCTSCHAGYGWKDNNFDFTDMTKVDCLVCHDTTGTYVKDPAGAGEVLAKVNLERVAKNVGAPVRDNCGTCHFFGGGGDAVKHGDLDSSMSYPDKATDVHMDTDGNDFQCQTCHTTEAHQITGNAMGVSPGGQNPIGCVNCHYATPHKNKKLNTHSASVACQTCHIPFFARNEATKMSWDWSTAGSDLEETKDKYGKKSYQKKKGNFVWGKMVEPEYAWYNGNADAYMVGDKMDPTKVTKLTSPLGDINDSTAKIYPFKVHRGKQIYDSKQNIFVTAKVYGKGGYWKDYDWDKAAKLGMEANQVLAEKGITYSGEHGFAATEMWWRINHMVSPKAAALKCGDCHNKGTRMNWNALGYDGDPMKNKDGKRHAK; this is encoded by the coding sequence ATGAAAAAAATCATCGTCCCTACCCTGGCATTTGGGCTGCTTATCAGCGCTCAATTCGCCATGGCCGCCAACCCACACAGCGAGTATGTTGAGGGGCCATTTACCCAAGGCTCAGAAGTCACTACTCAATGTATTGAATGTCACGAAGACCACGCTAAAGACTTTATGAAGTCATCACACTGGACATGGGAACTTGAACAGAAGTTACCTGGACGTACAGTGAAACGTGGTAAAAAAGACGCCATCAACAATTTCTGTACCTCTATCTCAGGAAACGAACCAAGGTGTACCAGTTGTCATGCTGGCTACGGTTGGAAAGATAATAATTTTGATTTTACCGATATGACCAAAGTTGACTGTCTTGTCTGCCATGATACCACGGGCACCTACGTCAAAGACCCTGCTGGTGCTGGCGAAGTGTTAGCCAAGGTTAACCTTGAGCGAGTAGCAAAAAATGTCGGCGCACCAGTTCGCGATAATTGCGGCACTTGCCACTTCTTTGGTGGCGGTGGCGATGCTGTTAAGCACGGCGACTTAGACTCTTCGATGTCTTATCCAGACAAAGCGACCGATGTGCATATGGACACCGACGGCAATGACTTCCAATGCCAGACTTGCCATACCACCGAAGCTCACCAGATCACGGGGAATGCGATGGGGGTTTCACCGGGAGGGCAAAACCCAATTGGTTGTGTTAACTGCCACTATGCCACGCCGCATAAAAACAAAAAGCTGAATACCCACTCGGCCAGTGTTGCCTGTCAAACTTGTCATATTCCCTTTTTTGCTCGTAATGAAGCGACCAAAATGAGCTGGGATTGGTCAACAGCGGGTAGCGATCTTGAGGAAACTAAAGATAAGTACGGCAAGAAGAGCTACCAGAAAAAGAAAGGAAACTTCGTTTGGGGCAAGATGGTTGAGCCAGAATACGCTTGGTATAACGGTAATGCCGATGCCTACATGGTTGGTGACAAGATGGACCCAACTAAAGTGACTAAACTGACTAGCCCGCTAGGCGACATTAACGATAGCACGGCAAAAATCTATCCATTTAAGGTGCACCGCGGTAAGCAGATCTACGACAGTAAACAAAACATCTTCGTTACCGCTAAAGTCTACGGCAAAGGTGGATACTGGAAAGATTATGATTGGGATAAAGCCGCTAAACTGGGTATGGAAGCCAATCAAGTCTTAGCAGAAAAAGGCATCACTTATAGTGGCGAACATGGTTTTGCAGCAACCGAAATGTGGTGGCGTATAAACCACATGGTTTCACCAAAAGCCGCGGCATTGAAATGTGGAGACTGCCACAACAAGGGCACTCGTATGAACTGGAATGCGCTTGGCTATGATGGCGACCCAATGAAAAATAAGGATGGCAAACGCCACGCCAAGTAA
- a CDS encoding peptidase domain-containing ABC transporter gives MNSISQTQPAEAEKIHPLEVSELKNILVALFQQLGLFSQANNILNDDSVKTVDTVTLANLLGKHHIGYSVSKVDKEATSQAIHPFIIVPDTESAVMARRRNEQYEIFDLHTEQWQAISAAKLPQMGHVFIIENLPASKQNIRAFAAHMSKRTKWYRPVFWLSLLSSITGLAVPLFTMAVYDRVIGGQAPDVLPTIALGAALALGVLITTRLTRANVLASTSNRFARDLSNLTFKRLLSVPLMVLSRVGISNHMARMRNAEKVRTLLSGPGGAGLVDLPFTAIALITIALLSGWLVIVPLVMLLLFYLVMKAVNKYAQSASPTISGDYQNSINELAKNLLQLKTSGETDGWNTKFARQCKENCRQNFLFAKRNGLNAAVAHAMSLLTALVTVFTGIFLVLNQSISPGALIACVMLIWRITGPAQLAFSSSQKITMMDMAIKQFDRFMQASTENSELRLDTPATHIPPAISFQHVTLRYGAEVEPALAGVSVDIEPGENVAIIGPNACGKTSMLLAAMGVAEAQAGYVSVNGKNQKQYDPEAYRKWAAFCPAEPDIFPGSLADNLRIAKEDATDEELIAAIKAAGGESLFNALGNDLNIDLLNRGHTLLSAVEGSYISLARALLKQSSLLILDEPIANRNPAAKAQLLKTFNELKGKSTVLFTSHDQELIQQADKVVILDKGAVVYAGPIPDQSAQQPQPVTPQESLPNG, from the coding sequence ATGAATTCAATCAGTCAAACTCAACCAGCTGAAGCGGAAAAAATACATCCACTTGAAGTAAGCGAACTAAAAAATATTTTGGTAGCACTCTTTCAGCAGCTAGGGCTATTTTCACAAGCAAACAATATTCTTAATGATGACTCTGTTAAAACAGTAGATACGGTGACGCTCGCCAATTTACTGGGTAAACACCATATCGGTTACTCTGTCTCTAAAGTCGACAAAGAAGCAACCTCGCAAGCGATTCATCCCTTTATTATTGTCCCAGATACCGAGTCTGCTGTAATGGCGCGACGCAGAAATGAGCAGTATGAAATATTTGACCTGCATACCGAGCAGTGGCAAGCCATAAGCGCTGCTAAATTACCTCAAATGGGTCACGTTTTCATCATCGAAAACCTGCCAGCCAGTAAACAGAATATTCGTGCTTTTGCTGCACATATGAGTAAGCGCACTAAATGGTATCGTCCTGTATTTTGGCTTAGCTTGCTATCGAGTATTACCGGGCTTGCGGTACCGCTATTTACCATGGCTGTTTATGATCGGGTGATCGGTGGGCAAGCTCCTGACGTACTGCCAACTATCGCCCTTGGCGCTGCGTTAGCTCTAGGGGTGTTGATTACAACTAGACTCACACGTGCCAATGTTCTAGCCAGCACCAGTAACCGCTTTGCCCGCGACCTTTCTAATCTCACTTTTAAGCGGCTATTGAGTGTGCCACTGATGGTGCTATCTCGCGTCGGGATCTCTAACCATATGGCACGTATGCGCAATGCAGAGAAAGTAAGAACCTTGCTCTCAGGTCCTGGCGGTGCAGGCCTAGTCGACCTACCTTTTACTGCTATTGCGCTTATCACAATTGCACTTTTGAGTGGCTGGTTAGTCATTGTTCCTCTGGTAATGTTGCTGCTATTTTATTTAGTGATGAAAGCGGTAAACAAATATGCTCAATCAGCCTCTCCTACCATTAGTGGTGATTATCAAAACTCAATTAACGAGCTCGCAAAGAATCTACTGCAGCTCAAAACCAGCGGTGAAACAGACGGTTGGAATACTAAGTTTGCCAGACAGTGTAAAGAAAATTGCAGGCAGAATTTTCTATTCGCCAAACGGAACGGACTAAATGCTGCAGTCGCTCATGCGATGAGTCTACTCACGGCGTTAGTCACTGTATTTACGGGTATATTTTTAGTCCTTAACCAAAGTATTAGCCCCGGAGCACTGATTGCTTGTGTGATGCTTATCTGGCGTATAACAGGGCCAGCGCAGCTGGCATTTTCATCCAGTCAGAAAATCACCATGATGGACATGGCAATCAAACAGTTTGATCGTTTTATGCAAGCGAGTACTGAAAACAGTGAGTTAAGACTCGATACACCTGCGACACATATCCCGCCTGCCATCAGCTTTCAACATGTTACTTTACGTTATGGCGCTGAGGTAGAGCCAGCCCTAGCGGGAGTCAGTGTCGACATTGAACCCGGTGAAAATGTCGCAATTATCGGCCCTAATGCCTGCGGAAAAACCTCTATGCTGCTTGCCGCTATGGGAGTCGCTGAAGCGCAAGCAGGATACGTCAGTGTTAATGGTAAAAACCAAAAACAGTATGATCCTGAAGCCTATCGAAAGTGGGCTGCATTCTGCCCTGCTGAACCGGATATCTTCCCAGGTTCTTTGGCCGATAATCTGCGTATTGCCAAAGAAGATGCTACGGACGAAGAGCTAATAGCAGCCATCAAAGCGGCAGGAGGTGAGTCACTGTTTAATGCCTTAGGTAATGACCTTAACATCGATCTACTTAACCGTGGTCACACCCTATTATCCGCTGTTGAAGGCAGTTACATCAGCTTAGCCCGCGCACTGTTGAAACAATCAAGCTTACTTATCCTTGATGAACCCATTGCCAACCGCAATCCCGCAGCGAAAGCTCAACTACTAAAAACATTCAATGAGCTTAAAGGTAAAAGCACAGTGCTATTTACCAGCCATGATCAAGAGTTGATCCAACAAGCTGACAAAGTCGTCATTTTAGATAAAGGAGCGGTCGTTTATGCAGGACCAATTCCCGACCAATCAGCTCAACAACCGCAACCTGTAACACCTCAGGAGAGCCTCCCGAATGGATAA
- a CDS encoding HlyD family type I secretion periplasmic adaptor subunit, whose product MDKRQLANRVWPEHEFSDAIEAPAERKLIKRIIFLITGSVLIMLLWSLFAQVEEISKSKGQVVPLGHRQIIQSRTGGTIASVMVEEGDVVKKGDVLASFVSIDSQSAEEELASKRANLVLRIERYEAFIDQREANFVEFELEYPQLVKLHTASLSRMNQERLAMQQLSESDIAKSQAEIDGLKAEIPPLSDQIETAKQTLKMMRSVTEEQAVSKLRILESQQKLDSYMRELKSMESKQQVLSKNLLNLEQQLKQKQATLLKEVGEERTNAQAELLGIIARLKSSGSLVSQNTVTAPVDGIIQSIPSSSTGSVIQPGGTVAVIVPMTKTGLMEAKLSPRDIGFVKVGQPVRIKIDAFDYSRYGALDGIVKRISPSTDSDEKGGVFYKVQISIDKPYFADKPGQFDLIPGMTGEADIVTGDKTVFQYLWKPVFTNVTEAFGER is encoded by the coding sequence ATGGATAAGCGTCAACTAGCGAACCGAGTATGGCCTGAGCACGAATTTTCCGATGCAATTGAAGCTCCTGCTGAAAGAAAACTGATTAAACGCATCATATTTTTAATCACAGGTTCGGTACTGATTATGTTGCTGTGGTCACTATTCGCTCAGGTTGAGGAGATCTCTAAATCTAAAGGACAAGTTGTGCCACTTGGCCACCGCCAGATAATACAGAGTCGCACAGGTGGGACTATCGCCTCTGTAATGGTAGAGGAGGGGGATGTGGTCAAAAAAGGTGATGTGCTTGCCAGCTTTGTTTCTATAGACAGCCAATCGGCCGAAGAAGAACTCGCTAGTAAGCGGGCCAATTTGGTACTCAGAATTGAGCGTTACGAAGCCTTTATTGATCAAAGAGAAGCCAATTTCGTCGAGTTTGAATTGGAATATCCTCAGTTAGTCAAACTACACACTGCTTCACTTAGCCGAATGAATCAAGAACGTTTAGCAATGCAGCAACTGTCAGAGTCTGACATCGCTAAATCTCAGGCAGAAATCGATGGCCTTAAAGCAGAGATCCCACCACTTAGTGATCAGATAGAAACTGCCAAACAAACACTTAAGATGATGCGATCAGTAACCGAGGAGCAAGCCGTATCTAAACTACGTATTTTGGAGTCGCAACAAAAACTTGATTCCTATATGCGTGAGCTCAAAAGCATGGAGAGTAAGCAGCAAGTGCTATCTAAAAACTTGCTTAACTTGGAGCAGCAGTTGAAACAAAAACAGGCCACCTTACTTAAGGAGGTCGGCGAAGAACGCACCAATGCACAAGCCGAATTGCTAGGCATTATCGCCCGCTTAAAATCATCAGGTTCATTGGTGTCACAAAATACTGTTACTGCGCCAGTTGATGGAATTATTCAGTCTATTCCCTCCTCTTCTACTGGCAGCGTTATTCAACCAGGTGGCACGGTGGCGGTAATAGTACCCATGACTAAAACTGGCTTAATGGAAGCCAAACTATCCCCAAGAGATATTGGTTTTGTGAAAGTCGGCCAACCGGTGCGAATTAAGATCGATGCCTTTGATTACAGTCGTTATGGTGCACTCGATGGCATTGTTAAACGCATATCCCCTAGTACCGATTCAGATGAGAAAGGTGGCGTATTTTATAAAGTGCAGATCAGCATAGATAAACCATACTTTGCGGATAAGCCCGGCCAGTTTGACTTAATTCCAGGGATGACAGGTGAAGCAGACATAGTGACAGGCGATAAAACCGTTTTTCAATACTTATGGAAGCCGGTATTTACTAACGTGACAGAAGCTTTTGGTGAGCGCTAA
- a CDS encoding VCBS domain-containing protein, translated as MSQDDKKSTSSAKTPEAIEAEKKQRELEAKLKAKQLDKDVARLKAKELRDSNGKANLIGNKDLVADKSWSTTPPLSTDDTGESQNGTAQLEQQAKQPDTESKMTLGQTVSTEQTTTDTPEKVQIEQQPLTPQHGSSETTGLHSGAHFHANAAGTTPLSNLAKPLTFTQNEHNQPHFTVALTTISPDKASQYIPNPQHPVHSTGTGTSTGTGTGTGTGTGTGTGTGTGTGTGTGTGTGTGTGTGTGTGTGTGTGTGTGTGTGTGTGTGTGTGTGTGTGTGTGTGTNEKPLSIDSQQQIQQVKEDSSTDTVTGTLHAQGYHSAQINWSINQSQGQFGSLNIDPVTGQWHYQLNNAAQATDALAENEHHTEQFIVTATDSDGNHVQTALAVEVEGSNDLPTISGVHHAALNENGAIDSASGSLIATDPDTGDNTSWSIANGLGQLGELSIDPDTGTWHYQLHNKNPATQALNQGQVATETFTVIATDSSGQPVAQQITIQVTGSNELAQISGTSTGAITEDLNVYLTPSGEQLRTEGLLTITDPDSGQSQFTADNYSGQYGQFGIDENGHWTYITNNASPQIQGLKTGETVTDTFLVHSVDGSEQKVTVTINGTDDKAVIAGSSTASLTEDKDVHSGQLRVDGALSVTDLDAGQQQFQAESLQGQFGTLSINNLGHWTYTADNAQIAIQGLKTGDSVTDTVMVHSIDGCEQKVTVTINGTDDKAVIAGSSTASLTEDKEVHSGDIAS; from the coding sequence ATGAGTCAGGACGATAAAAAATCCACATCAAGTGCTAAGACACCAGAAGCGATTGAAGCTGAAAAAAAGCAAAGGGAGTTGGAGGCCAAACTAAAAGCCAAACAACTGGATAAAGATGTTGCTCGCCTCAAAGCCAAAGAGCTACGTGACAGTAACGGCAAAGCCAATCTCATTGGCAATAAGGACTTGGTCGCGGATAAATCTTGGAGCACGACGCCACCATTATCTACTGACGACACAGGCGAGTCCCAAAATGGCACAGCCCAACTAGAGCAACAAGCCAAACAGCCCGATACAGAGTCTAAAATGACACTCGGGCAAACAGTATCAACAGAGCAGACAACAACAGATACACCAGAAAAAGTTCAAATAGAGCAACAGCCCCTCACCCCTCAGCATGGTTCCAGCGAAACAACAGGCTTACATTCAGGAGCCCATTTTCACGCGAACGCTGCAGGCACTACCCCCCTAAGTAACCTAGCTAAACCGCTAACCTTCACCCAAAATGAACACAATCAGCCTCACTTTACCGTAGCTTTAACCACTATAAGCCCTGATAAAGCCTCACAATATATCCCAAATCCACAACACCCTGTTCACTCTACTGGCACTGGCACTAGCACTGGCACTGGCACTGGCACTGGCACTGGCACTGGCACTGGCACTGGCACTGGCACTGGCACTGGCACTGGCACTGGCACTGGCACTGGCACTGGCACTGGCACTGGCACTGGCACTGGCACTGGCACTGGCACTGGCACTGGCACTGGCACTGGCACTGGCACTGGCACTGGCACTGGCACTGGCACTGGCACTGGCACTGGCACTGGCACTGGCACTGGCACTGGCACGAATGAGAAACCACTATCAATTGATAGTCAACAACAAATTCAACAGGTTAAAGAAGATTCTAGTACTGACACAGTTACAGGTACTTTGCATGCTCAAGGCTATCATTCTGCGCAAATAAACTGGAGCATTAACCAATCACAAGGGCAGTTTGGCTCACTTAATATCGATCCAGTGACTGGACAGTGGCATTACCAACTCAATAACGCCGCACAGGCAACAGATGCATTAGCAGAAAATGAACACCACACCGAACAGTTTATTGTCACGGCAACTGATAGCGATGGCAACCACGTTCAAACTGCGCTTGCAGTTGAAGTTGAAGGTAGCAATGACCTACCTACTATTTCCGGCGTACATCACGCAGCACTGAATGAAAACGGTGCCATAGACAGCGCATCAGGCAGTTTGATCGCAACCGATCCTGATACCGGTGACAATACCAGCTGGTCAATCGCCAATGGTCTGGGTCAACTTGGCGAGCTAAGCATAGATCCTGATACTGGCACTTGGCATTATCAGCTCCACAATAAAAACCCAGCAACACAAGCACTGAACCAAGGTCAGGTAGCAACTGAAACCTTTACGGTAATAGCCACAGACAGCTCAGGTCAGCCAGTGGCTCAGCAGATAACAATTCAAGTTACTGGCAGTAATGAGTTAGCGCAAATTAGCGGTACATCTACGGGAGCAATTACTGAAGATCTCAATGTATATCTAACCCCGAGTGGCGAACAATTGAGAACAGAAGGTCTGCTAACTATTACTGATCCAGATTCAGGCCAAAGTCAGTTCACAGCAGATAACTACTCTGGCCAATACGGTCAATTCGGTATTGATGAGAACGGTCATTGGACCTATATAACTAACAACGCGAGTCCTCAGATCCAGGGCTTAAAAACCGGTGAAACCGTTACCGATACTTTTTTGGTTCATAGCGTTGATGGCAGCGAGCAGAAAGTCACAGTGACCATTAACGGCACTGACGATAAAGCGGTGATTGCAGGCAGCAGTACTGCAAGTCTGACTGAAGATAAAGATGTGCATAGCGGCCAACTTCGCGTGGATGGTGCGCTTAGCGTCACCGATCTCGATGCGGGTCAGCAGCAATTCCAAGCAGAAAGCTTACAAGGCCAATTCGGCACATTATCAATCAATAACCTTGGCCACTGGACCTACACTGCAGATAACGCACAAATTGCTATTCAAGGGCTAAAAACGGGTGACTCGGTTACTGATACTGTAATGGTTCACTCGATTGATGGCTGCGAGCAAAAAGTCACTGTGACCATTAACGGCACTGACGATAAGGCCGTTATTGCGGGCAGCAGTACCGCAAGTCTCACCGAAGATAAAGAGGTTCATTCAGGGGATATTGCGAGTTGA
- a CDS encoding DUF3373 domain-containing protein → MRTLISLLVANALAISGSVYASDNDAQKIADLKAQLEDITSELDDLNDRVDSNERHTALDRLEITGDFRTKAHTLHYQNVTWNPAIKVNFNDFGAKAMSGVFGSPTDANSPLGKMMAADPNLAAAFQNGQLQGVMPYVLAPKTTQDIDNDIFYTTRLRLNLKAKVWDNVSFAGRLSMYKNWGDSTGVKVFDSWNSFTMDGTNGGSTSGDWLRVERAYFDWKNINGSPLYLSIGRRPSTYGPPTQYRENEKRGGTPSGHLVNFNFDGATMGYHLGDITGVEGQVVRFCYGQGFESQWGNGELFGDIVTKDTHLGGFNIDAINDGKNFLQFTLFGAKDVNDGFKGTMAFPTQLAGIFAPTMYQDMQKFDNFNFVTRVQPSGVIGDMFLGGIGFSREEDNDVKWFVSGGWTRADGNGNAGMFGGMLSDAVFEAQLNSDGSEIIMMPSAADDSGAKDGYSIYAGIQIPAPYGKVGFEYNYGSKYWTPFTQAQDDPIGSKLATRGHVAEAYYMFDINPNMFIKLAGMYYDFEYTGSGTPVGAPTKIDDVIEGSAYSMLPVVDTAYDLNASLTVKF, encoded by the coding sequence ATGCGTACCCTTATTTCACTACTTGTCGCCAACGCCCTCGCTATTTCTGGTAGCGTTTATGCTAGCGATAATGATGCTCAAAAAATTGCCGACCTAAAAGCCCAGCTTGAAGATATCACCAGTGAACTCGACGATCTCAATGATCGCGTCGACAGTAATGAGCGTCACACGGCGCTCGACAGACTTGAAATTACTGGCGACTTCCGCACTAAAGCACACACATTGCACTACCAAAATGTCACCTGGAACCCGGCTATTAAAGTCAATTTCAATGACTTTGGCGCCAAAGCGATGTCTGGAGTATTTGGCTCGCCAACTGATGCTAATTCGCCACTAGGCAAAATGATGGCAGCCGATCCTAATTTGGCTGCGGCCTTCCAAAATGGTCAACTGCAAGGCGTAATGCCCTATGTATTAGCACCTAAAACCACACAAGACATCGACAATGATATTTTTTACACCACTCGCCTCAGACTTAACCTAAAAGCCAAAGTTTGGGACAACGTCAGCTTTGCTGGCCGACTCTCTATGTACAAAAACTGGGGCGACTCAACGGGCGTAAAAGTGTTTGACTCATGGAACTCATTTACCATGGATGGCACCAATGGTGGCAGCACCAGTGGCGATTGGCTTAGAGTTGAACGAGCTTATTTTGACTGGAAAAATATTAACGGCTCGCCGCTGTATCTATCAATTGGACGCCGCCCATCAACTTACGGCCCCCCCACCCAATATCGTGAGAATGAAAAGCGTGGCGGCACGCCTTCGGGTCACCTAGTTAACTTCAATTTTGACGGTGCGACGATGGGTTATCACCTCGGTGATATTACCGGCGTTGAAGGTCAAGTGGTGCGCTTTTGCTATGGCCAAGGTTTTGAATCACAGTGGGGCAACGGCGAACTATTCGGTGACATCGTCACTAAAGATACCCATCTCGGCGGATTTAATATTGATGCCATCAATGATGGTAAAAACTTCCTCCAGTTCACTTTGTTTGGTGCCAAAGATGTTAACGATGGTTTCAAAGGCACCATGGCATTCCCAACTCAACTTGCTGGGATCTTTGCGCCAACCATGTACCAAGATATGCAAAAATTCGACAATTTTAACTTTGTCACTCGCGTACAACCAAGCGGTGTTATCGGCGATATGTTCTTAGGCGGGATTGGCTTCTCACGTGAAGAAGATAACGACGTGAAATGGTTTGTCTCCGGTGGCTGGACTCGTGCTGATGGCAATGGCAATGCTGGTATGTTTGGCGGCATGTTAAGTGACGCTGTATTTGAAGCGCAACTTAACTCTGACGGCAGCGAAATTATCATGATGCCTAGTGCAGCTGATGATAGCGGCGCCAAAGACGGGTACAGCATCTATGCGGGTATTCAAATCCCTGCCCCTTACGGCAAGGTCGGTTTTGAATACAACTACGGCTCAAAATATTGGACTCCGTTTACCCAAGCACAAGATGACCCGATCGGCAGCAAGTTAGCTACCCGCGGCCATGTTGCTGAGGCGTATTACATGTTCGATATCAATCCTAATATGTTCATCAAACTGGCTGGAATGTATTACGACTTTGAATATACCGGCAGCGGCACTCCCGTTGGTGCTCCAACGAAAATTGATGATGTCATCGAAGGCAGTGCTTATTCAATGTTACCCGTGGTCGACACAGCTTATGACCTCAACGCCTCTCTTACCGTTAAATTCTAA